Proteins encoded by one window of Armatimonadia bacterium:
- a CDS encoding TIM barrel protein: MRLGGRVFHDCSTPEAWVAGLRKHGYSAAYCPVDASASDDVVQAYAEAAASADIVIAEVGAWSNPISPDEATRKAALDKNIQALALADSIGALCCVNISGARCEQWDGPHPDNLTEATFELVVETVRRIIDAVKPTRAFYTLETMPWAFPDSADSYLRLIKAIERDHFAVHLDPVNLISSPHRYFANAEFLRECFAKLRPWIKSCHAKDIHLSGKLTVHLEETRPGLGALDYGTYLRELGRLAPDTPLMIEHLSAEEDFAAAAEHIRTVAAQEGVEIR; the protein is encoded by the coding sequence ATGAGACTCGGAGGACGAGTGTTCCACGATTGCTCGACACCGGAAGCGTGGGTGGCGGGCTTGCGGAAGCACGGCTACAGCGCCGCCTACTGCCCCGTTGATGCATCCGCCTCTGACGACGTGGTGCAGGCCTATGCCGAGGCAGCGGCCTCGGCCGACATCGTGATTGCAGAGGTCGGTGCCTGGAGCAATCCCATCAGCCCAGACGAGGCGACGCGCAAGGCAGCACTGGACAAGAACATCCAGGCCCTGGCCCTGGCAGACAGCATCGGCGCCCTGTGCTGCGTGAACATCAGTGGCGCCCGCTGCGAGCAGTGGGATGGCCCGCACCCTGACAATCTCACTGAGGCGACCTTCGAACTGGTCGTCGAGACCGTGCGCAGGATCATCGATGCGGTCAAGCCCACGCGTGCCTTCTACACGCTGGAGACCATGCCGTGGGCTTTCCCGGATTCGGCGGACAGCTACCTACGGTTGATCAAGGCCATCGAGCGGGATCACTTCGCGGTGCATCTGGACCCGGTGAACCTCATCAGCAGCCCTCACCGGTACTTCGCCAACGCCGAGTTTCTGCGGGAGTGCTTTGCGAAGCTCAGGCCGTGGATCAAGAGCTGCCACGCCAAGGACATCCACCTGTCGGGCAAGCTCACGGTCCACCTGGAGGAGACGCGGCCCGGTCTGGGTGCGCTGGACTATGGCACCTACCTGCGTGAACTGGGCCGACTGGCCCCGGACACACCACTGATGATCGAGCACCTGAGCGCTGAGGAGGACTTCGCTGCGGCTGCTGAGCATATCCGCACCGTGGCGGCCCAAGAGGGCGTCGAGATCCGCTAG
- a CDS encoding SAM-dependent methyltransferase, producing MSDGRPFVSRAGVKLAHALDAFGVVPEGWVCADLGCHAGGFTDCLLQRGAARVYSVDTSHNILDWNLRTDPRVVVRERTNALHVELPEPVDLVTCDVGWTPQRLILPHALTLLKPGGVIISLLKPHYEAERFERSRGKVKQEMVQGVVDRVIAGLGELGIQVREVVPSPILGRKGGNQEFLLLL from the coding sequence ATGAGCGACGGAAGGCCTTTTGTTAGCCGTGCCGGGGTAAAGCTGGCTCACGCCCTGGATGCCTTCGGGGTGGTACCCGAGGGATGGGTGTGCGCCGATCTTGGATGCCATGCCGGCGGATTCACCGACTGCCTGCTCCAGCGAGGTGCCGCCAGAGTCTACTCGGTGGACACGAGCCACAACATCCTTGACTGGAACCTGCGGACCGACCCGCGCGTGGTAGTGAGGGAGCGGACGAACGCTCTTCACGTGGAGCTGCCGGAGCCGGTAGACCTGGTCACCTGCGATGTTGGCTGGACGCCGCAGCGTCTGATCCTGCCCCACGCCCTCACCTTGCTCAAGCCCGGCGGCGTGATCATCAGTCTGCTGAAGCCACACTACGAGGCCGAACGCTTCGAGCGAAGCCGGGGGAAGGTGAAGCAGGAGATGGTACAGGGCGTGGTCGACCGGGTGATAGCGGGTCTAGGCGAGTTGGGCATCCAGGTCCGGGAAGTGGTGCCGTCACCGATCCTTGGCCGCAAAGGGGGGAACCAGGAGTTCCTTCTCTTGTTGTAG
- a CDS encoding S41 family peptidase: MSSHRKLGSGLLVGFALVVAFLAGMVSMHELSNEGLLRTVARIVQIIPGVLQIEENPSIPAATDLRPLQTFWEVRDKVKRSFVYSVDDDSKLTYGAIRGMLASLDDPWTRFYTPEEYREFQVETEGHFDGIGAVLESREVGGDGGEREVFITSIIPEGPASKVDIRPEDVIVTVDGLPTKGATLQAVVNKIRGKRGTTVKLGLKRQGVDQVIDVDVMRAEIAIPVVEYRMLDDKIGYVWLRSFNKQADTKVRAALEDLKSQGMKGLVFDLSINGGGLLDMAISVSSMFIDHGPVVFVQERGQQPEPLNALRNGLVVPKDIPVVVLTDHGSASASEITAACLQDSGRALVVGQNTFGKSKVQTVCELNDRSALVLSTAVYLTPKKRDISQDYEEGKRGVKPDKYLPDPDPNARIKYDDWHKQQIDQAVKVLEEQSKKGG; this comes from the coding sequence GTGAGTAGCCATCGGAAGCTGGGTAGTGGCCTGTTGGTGGGCTTTGCCCTGGTAGTGGCGTTTCTGGCGGGAATGGTTTCGATGCACGAGTTGAGCAACGAGGGCCTGCTCCGTACCGTGGCCCGCATCGTGCAGATCATCCCGGGGGTGCTGCAGATCGAGGAGAACCCGTCGATCCCTGCAGCGACAGACCTGCGGCCTCTGCAGACCTTCTGGGAGGTCCGCGATAAGGTCAAGCGATCCTTCGTATACTCAGTCGATGACGACAGCAAGCTTACCTACGGGGCGATCCGAGGCATGCTGGCCTCGCTCGACGACCCGTGGACGCGGTTCTACACGCCAGAGGAATACCGCGAGTTCCAGGTCGAGACGGAGGGCCACTTCGACGGCATTGGTGCGGTCCTGGAAAGCCGCGAGGTCGGCGGAGACGGCGGCGAACGAGAGGTCTTCATCACCTCCATCATCCCCGAGGGGCCAGCCTCCAAGGTGGACATCCGTCCTGAAGACGTGATCGTCACCGTGGACGGTCTTCCGACCAAGGGCGCTACCTTGCAGGCCGTCGTCAACAAGATCCGTGGCAAGCGTGGCACCACGGTGAAGCTCGGCCTCAAGCGTCAGGGCGTCGACCAGGTTATCGACGTTGACGTCATGCGCGCCGAGATCGCGATCCCGGTCGTTGAGTACCGGATGCTAGACGACAAGATCGGTTACGTCTGGCTCCGCAGCTTCAACAAGCAGGCAGACACCAAGGTGCGTGCGGCCCTGGAGGACCTCAAGAGCCAGGGCATGAAAGGCCTGGTCTTTGACCTGTCCATCAACGGTGGCGGGCTTCTGGACATGGCCATCTCCGTCTCCAGCATGTTCATCGACCACGGCCCCGTGGTGTTCGTGCAGGAGCGCGGACAGCAGCCGGAGCCGCTCAACGCGCTGCGCAACGGACTCGTCGTGCCGAAGGACATACCCGTGGTTGTGCTAACAGACCATGGCAGCGCGAGTGCTTCGGAGATCACAGCGGCATGCCTGCAGGACAGTGGTCGCGCGCTGGTTGTCGGCCAGAACACCTTCGGCAAGTCCAAGGTGCAGACAGTCTGCGAGCTCAATGACCGCTCGGCTCTGGTACTGTCCACCGCGGTCTACCTGACACCGAAGAAGCGCGACATCAGCCAGGACTACGAGGAAGGCAAGCGCGGCGTCAAGCCGGACAAGTACCTGCCCGACCCCGACCCCAATGCCCGGATCAAGTATGACGATTGGCACAAGCAGCAGATCGACCAGGCTGTGAAGGTGCTTGAGGAGCAGAGTAAGAAGGGCGGGTAG
- a CDS encoding G5 domain-containing protein, protein MSYQAPLSRRDPELDKLYDAASFYRACCLVLVCVVVVETGFLIWHSSHNRFARAIRINDQVVCFVRNERTAEVVRNRLLDEQKGKLPGQGFIEQKWESLNWPLAEGSKVLPVEEAVKVLKPRVTVKVAAAAIRLGQRDLVVLPDKQTAQMAVDLLKQQYSGGSGKLIKVELLQKDVVIADVKAPPKSVATDVHEAVKQLGAPADSTEDYAVQPGDSWRKIAGAHKTTISKLRALNPNYGSTLHRKDVIKVPGPSGVLTVVTEKEETREEAVNAPEERVPTETLTKGVTRVTIQGTPGKKLITEHVIYHNGQAVSRQQTGSVVMQQAVPRRVMVGTG, encoded by the coding sequence GTGAGCTACCAGGCGCCGCTTTCGCGACGTGATCCCGAACTCGACAAACTCTACGACGCCGCGTCCTTCTACCGTGCCTGCTGCCTGGTGCTCGTGTGCGTGGTGGTGGTTGAGACCGGATTCCTGATCTGGCACTCAAGTCACAACCGTTTCGCGCGCGCGATCCGCATCAATGATCAGGTCGTGTGCTTCGTCCGCAACGAGCGCACGGCAGAGGTCGTGCGGAACCGACTTCTGGACGAGCAGAAGGGCAAGCTCCCCGGCCAGGGCTTCATCGAGCAGAAATGGGAGAGCCTGAACTGGCCGCTTGCCGAGGGATCGAAGGTTCTGCCCGTTGAGGAGGCCGTCAAGGTCCTCAAGCCGAGGGTGACGGTGAAGGTTGCCGCTGCAGCTATCCGTCTCGGGCAACGCGATCTAGTCGTTCTCCCCGACAAGCAGACAGCCCAGATGGCTGTGGACTTGCTGAAGCAGCAGTACTCGGGCGGATCCGGCAAGCTCATCAAGGTTGAGCTGCTGCAGAAGGACGTTGTGATCGCGGACGTCAAGGCGCCGCCCAAGTCGGTTGCCACGGACGTCCACGAAGCGGTCAAGCAACTGGGGGCTCCTGCCGATAGCACCGAGGACTACGCTGTCCAGCCGGGCGACTCCTGGCGCAAGATTGCGGGCGCACACAAGACGACCATCTCGAAGCTCCGAGCGCTGAACCCGAACTACGGCAGCACCCTCCACCGCAAGGACGTCATCAAGGTACCGGGTCCCAGTGGTGTGCTGACGGTTGTCACAGAGAAGGAGGAGACCCGGGAGGAGGCCGTCAACGCCCCGGAAGAACGTGTGCCGACCGAGACTCTGACCAAGGGCGTCACACGAGTGACAATCCAGGGCACCCCCGGCAAGAAGCTGATCACCGAGCACGTTATCTACCACAATGGTCAGGCCGTCTCGCGCCAACAGACCGGCAGCGTGGTCATGCAACAGGCTGTTCCGCGCCGGGTGATGGTCGGGACCGGTTAG
- a CDS encoding cupin domain-containing protein — protein MAHECTGCGGCGMTTGVASHFPVAEMVQYQDDTIVSRTISDSEAGSLTLFAFAEGQRLSTHSAPYEAIVQVIDGEAVITVAGTPYRVKTGDMIVMPADAPHSVDAVKPFKMILTMFTA, from the coding sequence ATGGCACACGAATGCACAGGTTGCGGCGGCTGCGGGATGACGACGGGCGTTGCCTCGCACTTCCCGGTGGCCGAGATGGTGCAGTATCAAGACGACACGATCGTGAGCCGCACGATCTCCGACTCGGAGGCCGGGTCACTGACGCTGTTCGCCTTCGCTGAGGGCCAGCGGCTGAGCACCCATTCGGCGCCCTACGAGGCGATTGTGCAGGTGATCGACGGCGAAGCGGTGATCACGGTGGCCGGCACTCCCTACCGTGTGAAGACTGGTGACATGATCGTGATGCCGGCCGACGCGCCTCACTCCGTCGATGCGGTGAAGCCCTTCAAGATGATCCTGACGATGTTCACCGCCTGA
- a CDS encoding 4Fe-4S binding protein: METTVTRSIIRIDEEKCNGCGLCVNACHEGALQLVDGKAKLVREDYCDGLGACIGECPQGALVVEQREAPAFDEAAVETHLQQSREPAPAVCPSMAARFAAPCGCPSTQARKLEGGAQTGPAVAQPSALRNWPTQLALVPVQAGYLQEADLLLSADCAAFAYGAFHQYLLPGKMLLQACPKLDDAALYRQKLAAIFAANDLHSLTIARMEVPCCGGLVAIVRDALAASGKDLPTQVVTIGINGGILATEEL, from the coding sequence ATGGAAACCACGGTCACCCGGAGCATCATCCGAATCGACGAGGAGAAATGCAACGGCTGCGGGCTCTGCGTGAACGCATGTCATGAGGGCGCGCTGCAGCTGGTAGACGGCAAGGCGAAGCTGGTGCGCGAGGACTACTGCGACGGTCTGGGCGCCTGCATCGGTGAGTGCCCGCAAGGAGCACTGGTTGTCGAGCAGCGTGAGGCACCCGCTTTCGATGAGGCGGCTGTCGAGACGCACCTGCAGCAGTCTCGCGAACCGGCCCCGGCGGTCTGCCCTTCGATGGCCGCGAGGTTTGCGGCGCCCTGTGGCTGCCCTTCGACACAGGCTCGCAAGCTGGAGGGTGGAGCACAGACTGGCCCGGCTGTCGCCCAGCCGTCCGCTCTGAGGAACTGGCCGACGCAGTTGGCCCTGGTCCCGGTTCAGGCGGGGTATCTTCAGGAAGCCGACCTGCTGCTGAGCGCCGACTGCGCAGCCTTCGCCTACGGGGCCTTCCATCAATACCTGCTGCCCGGCAAGATGTTGCTGCAAGCCTGTCCGAAGCTCGATGATGCGGCCCTCTACCGCCAGAAGCTCGCGGCGATCTTCGCGGCGAACGATCTGCACAGTCTGACGATAGCCCGCATGGAGGTCCCCTGCTGCGGCGGTCTGGTGGCGATCGTGCGCGATGCCCTGGCGGCCAGCGGCAAGGACCTTCCCACTCAGGTGGTAACGATCGGCATTAACGGCGGTATCCTGGCAACAGAGGAACTATAG
- a CDS encoding Gfo/Idh/MocA family oxidoreductase, producing MASLPTCGVGIAGFGFIGKVHAYGYLNIPLFYDPAPVRPRLVGVCTSRAETAQKAAEQGGFEFGTTRFEDLLEREDIRVISICSPNQAHKEQVVAALEAGKHVYCDKPLTTDAESAREIAAAAARHPELTHGMAFHMRQIPAVLRARELIAEGFVGRVYHFRAAYYHAGYTDPNRPISWRLTSEAGGGALSDLGSHVVDLMRYLLGDYGSVRATTQTFITERPAAAGSTDKVPVKVDDYVCLQARMCCGALGFVEASRFATGTHDGMSFEIFGERGALRFNMMDPNYLYAYDATVPEGDLGGRRGWTQIESVQRYPKPSVLPSPKLPIGWMRFHLHSQFDFLQAIAQGRLGTTTLEDGVRTQLVDDAVRRSAQSGAWEPVE from the coding sequence ATGGCATCCCTTCCCACTTGCGGCGTCGGTATCGCCGGTTTCGGATTCATCGGCAAGGTCCACGCCTACGGCTACCTCAACATCCCCCTGTTCTATGACCCGGCACCGGTTCGCCCCAGGCTGGTGGGCGTGTGTACCAGCCGCGCCGAGACCGCTCAGAAGGCGGCAGAACAGGGAGGCTTCGAGTTCGGAACGACACGCTTCGAGGACCTTCTCGAGCGCGAGGACATCCGGGTCATTAGCATCTGCTCCCCCAACCAGGCTCACAAGGAGCAGGTCGTCGCGGCCCTGGAAGCGGGCAAGCACGTCTACTGTGACAAGCCGCTGACTACCGATGCAGAGTCGGCTCGGGAGATCGCGGCAGCGGCCGCACGTCACCCGGAGCTCACCCACGGCATGGCCTTCCACATGCGGCAGATTCCGGCAGTCCTGCGGGCTCGTGAGTTGATCGCTGAGGGCTTCGTCGGCCGGGTGTACCACTTCCGCGCTGCCTACTACCACGCAGGCTACACCGATCCGAACCGTCCCATCTCCTGGCGCCTGACCTCCGAGGCCGGCGGCGGCGCGCTGTCCGATCTTGGCAGCCACGTGGTTGACCTGATGCGCTACCTTCTGGGCGACTACGGGTCCGTTCGGGCGACCACCCAGACCTTCATCACCGAGCGGCCGGCCGCAGCGGGGTCGACGGACAAGGTGCCGGTGAAGGTCGACGACTACGTGTGCCTGCAGGCACGGATGTGCTGCGGTGCGCTGGGGTTCGTCGAGGCTTCACGCTTCGCAACTGGGACGCACGACGGCATGAGCTTCGAGATCTTCGGCGAGCGAGGCGCCCTGCGGTTCAACATGATGGACCCGAACTACCTGTATGCCTATGACGCCACCGTGCCTGAGGGTGACCTGGGCGGACGTCGGGGCTGGACGCAGATCGAGTCGGTGCAGCGCTATCCCAAGCCCAGCGTTCTGCCATCGCCGAAGCTGCCGATCGGGTGGATGCGATTCCACCTGCATTCGCAGTTCGACTTCCTGCAAGCAATAGCGCAAGGTCGTCTGGGCACGACCACGCTGGAGGACGGTGTCAGGACGCAACTGGTCGACGATGCGGTCCGTCGATCGGCGCAGAGCGGAGCCTGGGAACCTGTCGAGTAG
- a CDS encoding DUF1559 domain-containing protein gives MKRHGFTLIELLVVIAVIAILAAILFPVFARAREKARQSSCTSNLKQLSLAMLMYAQDYDERMVIRWYNCSAGSLNWRTHFLQPYIKNQQVHVCPSTGYSSYGYNLDYLERQSLASFLSPSETVMLCDVKHSRRAANSYHGRTDPPNNYGNPPLKPANDEDEKPVAGAPDDSLGDDHQRPRGLHNGGANIGFVDGHVKWMKTDSFFYSQNPRDKWYDRN, from the coding sequence ATGAAGCGGCATGGGTTTACCTTGATCGAGCTTCTCGTCGTGATTGCCGTCATCGCGATCCTGGCGGCGATCCTGTTCCCGGTCTTCGCCCGGGCTCGCGAGAAGGCAAGACAGTCCTCCTGCACGAGCAACCTCAAGCAGCTCAGCCTGGCGATGCTCATGTATGCTCAGGACTACGACGAGCGCATGGTGATCCGATGGTACAACTGCTCTGCAGGGAGCCTGAACTGGCGCACTCACTTCCTGCAACCCTACATAAAGAACCAGCAAGTCCACGTGTGCCCCAGCACGGGCTACAGCTCCTACGGCTACAACCTCGACTACCTGGAGCGACAGTCTCTCGCGTCCTTCCTGTCTCCTTCCGAGACCGTCATGCTCTGTGACGTCAAGCATTCACGCCGAGCCGCAAACAGCTACCACGGTCGCACCGACCCGCCGAACAACTATGGGAACCCGCCGCTGAAGCCGGCCAATGACGAGGACGAGAAGCCGGTTGCGGGCGCCCCCGACGACTCCCTGGGCGACGACCACCAGCGCCCACGTGGCCTGCACAACGGTGGCGCCAATATCGGCTTCGTGGACGGTCACGTGAAGTGGATGAAGACAGACAGCTTTTTCTACTCCCAGAACCCGCGCGACAAGTGGTATGACCGAAACTAG
- a CDS encoding response regulator, protein MVNQILVVEDNRDMRTFCELLLSSEGYGVATAEDGIQAIQSVRHERPDLILLDLCLPHMSGWEVMKGLQTVAAQAEIPVVIMSALSSTDFGPAAWAMGCTMYLQKPFDADDLLLVVNRLLRPRGRCATA, encoded by the coding sequence ATGGTGAACCAGATACTGGTCGTTGAGGACAACCGCGACATGCGCACCTTCTGCGAGCTACTACTGAGCTCAGAAGGCTATGGAGTGGCCACAGCGGAAGACGGCATCCAGGCGATCCAGTCTGTACGTCACGAACGCCCCGATCTCATCCTTCTGGACCTCTGCTTGCCCCACATGTCGGGCTGGGAGGTCATGAAGGGACTGCAGACAGTGGCGGCGCAGGCCGAGATCCCCGTCGTGATCATGTCGGCCCTCTCCTCCACCGATTTCGGACCTGCAGCTTGGGCCATGGGCTGCACCATGTACCTGCAGAAGCCCTTCGACGCCGACGATCTCCTTCTCGTCGTGAACCGGCTGCTTCGTCCCCGCGGCCGATGCGCCACAGCCTAG
- a CDS encoding sulfatase-like hydrolase/transferase, with the protein MARKPNILLLFTDQQRWDTIHALGNPYIQTPFLDRLVAEGTSFTSAYTPSPVCVAARCSLVLSQWAHQTGCTANTPMPQDRTSMMELLQGEGYQTHGVGKMHFVPDARKLWGFDSRVFSEEGGMRENDDFCDTLRSNGYEYLLDPNGVRSEWYYVPQPSQLPARLHHSTFVADRSIQFLQGRDRSRPFLLWSSFVKPHPPFESPVPWNRLYKPVEMPFPYMPREYEDLQTYWNRVQNRYKYRDQGFDGNLVRLTKCAYYAAISFVDYNAGRILQALEDQGELDNTLVLFTSDHGELLGDYGSWGKRSMVDSAARVPLLVRYPERFGAGLRCEAPASLVDVAPTFLQAAGIKPGGQHSGVDLADLAAGRSEREVVLSQYSENQTGLYALIGREYKYVYSAADRKEWLFRRAEGQPEEHSLAGNPAYEAVLKDLRSRLVARFRADGYEAPLEGEGWKSFPQPSISSTPDAAQLFQEGGRVDHLFPAGYEPRCKPQGGLPIKGV; encoded by the coding sequence ATGGCCAGGAAGCCCAACATCCTGCTCCTGTTCACGGATCAGCAGCGCTGGGACACGATCCATGCCCTGGGCAATCCGTACATCCAGACGCCCTTCCTGGATCGTCTCGTGGCTGAGGGCACGAGCTTCACCTCGGCCTACACTCCCTCACCGGTGTGCGTCGCGGCGCGCTGTAGCCTGGTCCTGAGCCAGTGGGCGCACCAGACCGGATGCACGGCGAACACGCCGATGCCGCAGGACCGCACCTCCATGATGGAGCTGCTGCAGGGCGAGGGGTACCAGACGCACGGCGTCGGCAAGATGCACTTCGTACCGGATGCCCGCAAGCTGTGGGGCTTCGATAGCCGGGTGTTCAGTGAAGAGGGTGGGATGCGGGAGAACGACGACTTCTGCGATACCCTCCGGTCAAACGGCTACGAATACCTCCTCGACCCCAACGGCGTCCGCAGTGAGTGGTACTACGTCCCGCAGCCGTCGCAGCTCCCGGCACGGTTGCACCACAGCACCTTCGTCGCGGACCGGTCGATCCAGTTCCTACAGGGTCGTGATCGCTCCCGGCCCTTCCTGCTGTGGAGCAGCTTCGTGAAGCCTCATCCGCCCTTCGAGTCACCCGTTCCGTGGAACCGTCTGTACAAGCCCGTCGAGATGCCCTTCCCCTACATGCCGCGCGAGTACGAGGACCTGCAGACCTACTGGAACCGCGTGCAGAACCGGTACAAGTACCGTGACCAGGGCTTCGACGGGAACCTGGTGCGACTGACCAAGTGTGCGTACTACGCGGCCATCTCCTTCGTGGACTACAACGCCGGTCGCATCCTTCAAGCACTTGAGGACCAGGGAGAGCTGGACAACACCCTCGTGCTGTTCACCTCGGACCATGGGGAGCTGCTGGGAGACTACGGAAGCTGGGGCAAGCGCTCGATGGTGGACTCCGCCGCCCGGGTGCCGCTGCTGGTGAGGTACCCGGAGAGGTTCGGCGCTGGTCTGCGCTGTGAGGCTCCTGCAAGTCTAGTGGACGTGGCACCGACCTTCCTGCAGGCGGCCGGAATCAAGCCCGGAGGGCAGCACTCGGGGGTCGATCTGGCTGACCTCGCTGCCGGTCGTTCTGAGCGAGAGGTAGTGCTGAGCCAGTACTCGGAGAACCAAACCGGGCTGTACGCGCTCATTGGGCGCGAGTACAAGTACGTCTACTCCGCAGCGGATCGCAAGGAGTGGCTGTTCCGACGCGCAGAGGGGCAGCCGGAGGAGCACAGTCTCGCCGGCAACCCGGCCTATGAGGCTGTCCTCAAAGACCTCCGGAGCCGCTTGGTCGCCCGGTTCCGAGCCGATGGCTACGAGGCTCCGCTGGAAGGCGAGGGCTGGAAGAGCTTCCCGCAGCCATCCATCTCCTCGACACCTGACGCAGCGCAGCTTTTCCAGGAGGGCGGTCGCGTAGACCACCTCTTTCCGGCAGGTTACGAGCCGCGCTGCAAGCCACAGGGAGGGCTGCCGATCAAAGGCGTGTAG
- a CDS encoding sugar phosphate isomerase/epimerase family protein, with translation MKVGISCLITPAEWSFDELLSKTKQAGYEALELSIRDQGEITLDTPEAKLQELAKRAADAGMALSSVCPSFRSLPRDFVTNDDAVRQQSLDATRKALDVVKALGIDTMLLTLGGMPPELYYNEAYANAVQSMQRLAPYAEELGINVAIEFVWTRFLISPLEFAHFCEEVASPRIGFYFDSGNMMLFGFPEHWVRICAKHLMKVHLKDFKRQGYEWTPLMEGDVNFAAVMAELRKMGYDDALLSEVGTGTASFEDTAAAIRKIMVL, from the coding sequence ATGAAGGTCGGGATCAGTTGCCTCATCACCCCCGCCGAATGGAGCTTCGACGAGCTGCTCAGCAAGACCAAGCAGGCCGGCTACGAGGCGCTGGAGCTGAGCATCCGTGACCAGGGCGAGATCACCCTCGACACCCCTGAGGCGAAGCTGCAGGAGCTGGCGAAGCGGGCTGCGGATGCCGGAATGGCCCTGTCTTCGGTCTGCCCGTCTTTCCGCAGTCTACCGCGAGACTTCGTCACCAACGACGATGCCGTGCGCCAGCAGAGCCTCGACGCTACCCGCAAGGCTCTCGACGTCGTGAAGGCTCTGGGCATTGACACCATGCTCCTGACCCTCGGCGGGATGCCGCCCGAGCTGTACTACAACGAGGCCTACGCCAATGCCGTGCAGTCCATGCAGCGGCTCGCCCCCTATGCGGAGGAACTGGGCATCAACGTTGCCATCGAGTTCGTCTGGACCCGCTTCCTCATCAGCCCACTCGAGTTCGCCCACTTCTGCGAAGAGGTCGCCAGCCCTCGCATCGGCTTCTACTTCGACAGCGGCAACATGATGCTCTTCGGTTTCCCCGAGCACTGGGTCCGCATCTGCGCCAAGCATCTGATGAAGGTCCACCTGAAGGACTTCAAGCGCCAGGGCTATGAGTGGACGCCGCTGATGGAGGGCGACGTGAACTTCGCAGCCGTCATGGCCGAACTGCGCAAGATGGGCTACGACGATGCACTGCTGTCCGAGGTCGGCACGGGCACGGCTTCCTTCGAGGACACCGCCGCCGCCATCCGCAAGATCATGGTCCTGTAA